A region of Rhodospirillales bacterium DNA encodes the following proteins:
- a CDS encoding acyl-CoA carboxylase subunit beta, with amino-acid sequence MQNTLQRLEERRAAARLGGGAKRIEAQHAKGKLTARERLEILLDDGSFEEFDMFAEHDCTDFGMAEQRYPGDGVVTGHGKIGGRPVMVFSQDFTVFGGSLPAAHAQKICKVMDTAMKNGLPVIGINDSGGARIQEGVDSLAGYADVFQRNVMASGVIPQISMIMGPCAGGAVYSPAMTDFIFMVKDSSYMFVTGPDVVKTVTHETVTQEELGGAITHTTKSGVADLALENDVEALLQLRRFYDFLPLNNREKAPSRPTRDDPFRDDFSLDTLVPDNPNKPYDIKELIHKVVDEGDFFELQPDYAGNMVVGFGRMNGDTIGFVANQPMVLAGCLDIDSSKKAARFVRFCDAFNIPIVTFVDVPGFLPGTAQEYGGIIKHGAKLLYAYAEATVPKVTVITRKAYGGAYDVMASKHLRGDVNYAWPGAEIAVMGAEGAVEIIFRSDIGDPAKIAAREAEYREKFANPFIAANRGFIDDVVMPHGTRRRVNKALALLKNKKLENPWRKHGNIPL; translated from the coding sequence ATGCAGAATACGCTCCAGCGCCTTGAGGAAAGGCGGGCGGCGGCCCGCCTCGGCGGCGGCGCCAAGCGCATCGAGGCGCAGCACGCCAAAGGCAAGCTGACCGCGCGGGAGCGTCTCGAGATCCTGCTCGACGACGGCTCCTTCGAAGAATTCGACATGTTCGCCGAGCATGACTGCACCGATTTCGGCATGGCGGAGCAGAGGTATCCCGGCGACGGTGTGGTGACCGGCCACGGCAAGATCGGCGGCCGCCCCGTCATGGTGTTCAGCCAGGATTTCACCGTGTTCGGAGGATCGCTGCCGGCGGCGCACGCCCAGAAGATCTGCAAGGTCATGGACACGGCCATGAAAAACGGCCTGCCGGTGATCGGGATCAACGATTCCGGTGGCGCCCGCATCCAGGAGGGCGTCGACAGCCTCGCGGGATACGCCGACGTGTTCCAGCGCAACGTCATGGCGTCGGGCGTCATCCCGCAGATCTCGATGATCATGGGTCCGTGCGCCGGTGGCGCGGTCTACTCCCCGGCCATGACCGACTTCATCTTCATGGTGAAGGACAGCTCCTACATGTTCGTGACCGGTCCCGACGTGGTGAAGACGGTCACGCACGAGACGGTCACGCAGGAGGAGCTGGGCGGCGCCATCACGCACACGACGAAATCGGGCGTCGCCGATCTCGCGCTGGAGAACGACGTCGAGGCGCTGCTGCAGCTGCGCCGCTTCTACGACTTCCTGCCGCTGAACAACCGCGAGAAGGCGCCGTCGCGGCCGACGCGCGACGATCCGTTCCGCGACGATTTCTCACTCGACACGCTGGTGCCGGACAATCCCAACAAGCCCTACGACATCAAGGAACTGATCCACAAGGTGGTCGACGAGGGCGATTTCTTCGAGCTGCAACCCGACTACGCCGGCAACATGGTCGTCGGCTTCGGGCGCATGAACGGCGACACGATCGGCTTCGTCGCCAACCAGCCGATGGTGCTGGCGGGCTGCTTGGACATCGACTCCTCGAAGAAGGCGGCGCGCTTCGTGCGCTTCTGCGACGCCTTCAACATCCCCATCGTCACCTTCGTCGACGTGCCCGGGTTCCTGCCCGGCACCGCGCAGGAGTACGGCGGCATCATCAAGCACGGCGCCAAGCTGCTCTACGCCTACGCCGAGGCCACCGTGCCCAAGGTCACCGTCATCACGCGCAAGGCCTATGGCGGCGCCTACGACGTCATGGCGTCCAAGCATCTGCGCGGCGACGTGAACTACGCGTGGCCCGGCGCCGAGATCGCGGTGATGGGCGCGGAGGGCGCGGTCGAGATCATCTTCCGCTCCGACATCGGCGATCCCGCGAAGATCGCGGCGCGCGAGGCGGAGTACCGCGAGAAATTCGCCAACCCGTTCATCGCCGCCAACCGCGGCTTCATCGACGACGTCGTCATGCCGCACGGCACCCGCCGGCGCGTCAACAAGGCGCTGGCGCTGTTGAAGAACAAGAAGCTCGAGAATCCCTGGCGCAAGCACGGCAACATCCCGCTGTGA